One Pristiophorus japonicus isolate sPriJap1 chromosome 19, sPriJap1.hap1, whole genome shotgun sequence genomic window carries:
- the LOC139229881 gene encoding histone H4-like, which produces MYGRGKGGKGLGKGGAKRHRKVFRDNIQGITKPAIRRLAHHGGVKRISGLIYEEGRGVLKVSLENMIRDAVTYTEHVKCKTATAIDVVCALKRQGRTLCTFGG; this is translated from the coding sequence ATGTATGgccgaggtaaaggaggcaaaggactgggcaaaggcggagccaagcggcaccgtaaagtgttccgtgataacatccagggcatcaccaaacccgccatccgccgcctggctcaccatggcggtgtcaagcggatctcgggcctgatctacgaggagggCCGCGGGGTGCTGAAAGTTTCCCTGGAGAATATGATCAGGGACGCGGTCACCTACACCGAGCACGTCAAGTGCAAGACGGCCACTGCCATTGATGTGGTGtgcgctctgaaacggcagggccgcactctctgtacattcggcggctga